Within Coffea arabica cultivar ET-39 chromosome 4e, Coffea Arabica ET-39 HiFi, whole genome shotgun sequence, the genomic segment GAAATGACACAAGTAACACTGCATTGTACAGGTAACTTACATGTCCTATTAAGTTCAGGTGACGATCCGAATCGTAGAAAGAAGTGTTCTTCTTTCCACTCATGATCTCAAGAATCATGATTCCGAAGCTAAATACATCAGACTTCTCGGAGTAAACCCCGTCCATGGCATATTCAGGAGACATATAACCACTTGTTTTCTCGCAAAAGTAATCATCTCAATTAGCTTAAGCATGAGATTAGAGATTGGATATTACAGGGAGCAAAACAACAAAGAAGAAGATATTCCTTCAACTTACTATGTCCCCACAATGTTCATTGTACTTCCGCGCATTTCATTCTCTCCAAAAATTCTGGCGGTtccaaaatctgaaattttgggattcagGTCCGCGTCCAATAAAACATTGCTCGTTTTCAAATCTCTGTGGATGATCTTTAATCTAGAATACTTGTGGAGGTACAAAAGCCCCTGAGCTACTCCTTCAATGATTTTCAACCTTCTTTTCCAATCCAATATATTCCGCTTTGCTGCATCTGTAAACAAGGCAGATCCCAGTATTTTCATAGTATTCTGATAGTTGTAAGCATGTAACTTAGATAAATAAATGAAGGTAAATAGAGTTCTGACACATACCAAAAAGTACTGAATCCAGACTGTTATTAGGCAAGTACTCGTATACCAGTAAACGCTCTTCTTTCTCAAGGCAGGAGCCCAAAAGTCTAACAAGGTTTCGATGTTGCAGCTTTGAGATTACTTTGACTTCATTCTTGAATTGTTCAATTCCATGTCCTGACATTCTATTCAATCTTTTAACTGCAATCTCTAACCCGTTAACCAGTTTGCCCTGAACCATGCATTTACAATAAAATTAAGCAAATAAATAGGCTTTTTGGACTTAAAAGTAAATTGCTTCAAGAAATGTTTATTTAGTTTACCTTGTAGACTGGACCAAATCCTCCTTGACCAAGTTTGTTTTCCTCAGAAAAATGATCTGTGGCAATTTCTATGCTTGTAAAACTGAAGAACAGTGATTCATCATCTTCATTGTCATCAAGCTCTGGCATTTCTGAACCCATGAAGTTTCGATGGTTACCTTTTCTCTTTCGCAATTTGCAACACCAGAAAAGTAATGCAAGAGCTGCTAGAGAAGTTGCTATGGCAGCACCAACTACATATAACTTCACCCTTAAATTCTTCGATTTCTTTCTTCCACTGTGAGGCCCGGCGGGTGATGAAGGAGAGCCAGAGCCGGGAGCAATCGAAGGGCTAGAAGCAGCAACCTGCTCTTAGtgtaaaaatttttatacactgtcagtgtaaaCATTTTTTTGCATGCACAAATGCACAGGTTTAGATGAATGACACATATCACcgttcaaattttaaatttactttATGCCGTGGGACATATGTCTATACGACTATATCTATTAGTGTAAAAAATCTTTATACTAACCTTGTATATAATCCAAAGTCTATATATCTAAATCATCGTCAAAACTTACCTCACAATGCAGTTTTATTTATTGCATTACGATAAGTCTCTGAGATTTTATTCTCAAGCAATGCTACTAAATTAGATACTACCTTTGATAGCTGAACTATATCCGCTGTCAAAATATTTGTTCCAGATCATGACCCCTGCGTACTTGTGAGAGGACTTGATGGATGGTAGAACCTGAGAAATGAGCGCATCCGGTGGAATATACCCTCCGTCCGCAGCCGCTGGAGCTGCTGGTACTCCTAGGAAGATCTGATTGGAATGAACTGAGGTCCATTGGTTCCATGCCGCTATCAGGTTATCAGCATTAGTCGAATATTGACATTGCCCATTGTTGTAAAATTGTATCCAGACATAATCGAAAAGGCCAGTGCTGATAGCTGTGCTTAGATCAGCATCAGGGAACGGGCACTGTGGAGCCGCAGATAAGTACACCTTTTTCTGCGAGCTGAATCCAGAGAGCGCCCTGGCCAGATTGTCCCAATACAGGCCTGTCCCGCTTTCAATAGAAAAGTCTATACCGTCTAGAACAGCATGTCCAAGCGGGCGGGAACGTGATTGACCGCCCAAGAAATTGTTCCAAAGGTAATTGGCGACTTGCCTTGCATCGTCGGCGGAAGTAAGGCTCTGGTTTCCAACCGCACCTCCAAGGGAAAGCAgcactttgatgttttggttcTGGCAATCATTTATTTCAACACTTAAGGAGGTGCAGGTGCCTGCGCCGGGGTTGCAATGGCCGGCTAAGTTCAATACTGGTGTGTTTCCACCGCCAAAGGTTGTCAGAAATGCCAGGTTCACGAACTGATAGTTTCCACTGGCGCATGTGTCGGCCAAGCTTCCTTCATCGCCGTTTTGACCCCAGTAGACGGCAACTCCTGCAGCTTGTGAGGACTGGAATAGGGATACCATCATCAACAGTGAGGATGCTAAGAATGGTAACCACGTTAAACCCGCCATCTTGTCGATCGGTCACCGCATCTATAATTCTATATAGTACAACTATTTGGTTTTGTGAATCTCTCTTGCTTGATTACGTTGCCCCAAAAGATCTATCCATTTATACGGTTTAAGCAGGAAAACTAGAGCTAGAAGACAGATTAGAGCTGTagaaatgttgttgatgcacgCTTagactaaaaaagaaaaaaaaaaggcttcagGAGACTCGGTCGAGAGTACAAACAAGTGCACGTAACTGCCACGCATACCATTGCTCCCTTGAGTCCTGCGTCGCCTCTGTTCCCGCGGGTCTTGATTCCTATTTCCTTGCCTGCGGATTGGGGAGTCGTAGAACCTAAATCACATTCATGACTCAAGTAAGCTTCAGAAATTTTGTGGGGCGTTGACCATTCTTTCTTTagcttttcaaattttaatggttttttttttcgtgAGATAGTTTTGAAAATAGTTTTCAATCTTTTTTATCCAAGACACTTGGAGAGAAAATTTTGAAGGTGTAGCTGTCCTTGGAGATACTTTCTGCACGGTTGCCAGAGCAATTGCCCCACAAAATTTAATTGAAATGCGGATGActttgattcattgtgtgatgcAACTTTTAGGCAACAAAATTGTTCATCTTCGTGCCTTGTACGCTTAGTATCTATATTTACATGGGGAATCTATGTAGTGGATTATTGTCCATatatttctttctttgcctTGCTTGAATGTTGGAGATCTTATTTTATAGTTTCAGAGAGTTGCAATTTTACTCCAATGTTTGGAGGGTAGACTAAAATGATCCCTTAGGTTACGCAAAATAAATTTAGTTCCCTTATGTTTCAGAAATGAAGCAATTTGGACCCATATGGTTTGTACAAAAACAGTCTCATAACTTAATGACtaatcattatcattatcattcaTTATTATATAAAAAGGATGATGAGTTTTGGCAATAAGGAGTGTAAGTGTAAGCATATTTTCTTCTTAGTTTTTCTTATACCTGAATTACCCTCGTGTCTTTTAATTAGAGTTATTGCATTTCAATCATGACattaataggaaaaattaaaagtttCAATAAATTACATCTCAAAAATATtggtaattaaaattaaaaactgtCCATTTACAACTATAGTCAcaaatcattttcttcatcTCCAATTATTGTATGTGTTAAAATTATCTTCAATTATTATATTCTTATGCATGATAATTAAAGCTAACTATATTTTATATACATAttgttttagaaaaaaaaatcacgaTTAATAAGAAGACAAAAGGTTATAAATAGTTAATGAGAAAATAAAAGGTTAAATTGATGATTAAATTCATTATATTATCTCATATTGACTaagaaaacttcaaaaaaattatggataattataaaaaaaatataacagaAAAGGATTACAACTactaaaattgataaaaatttgtTGTACCCAAATCATAATGTTTTAGTATGTATTTTGCTTAGGTTTTATTGTGTACACTTGTTTGATACAACATAAAAAATTTCCTCTTCTTACTGTCACAATCCAAGTAAAATATGCAACAATTTAGTTTAGATATGATAATCTTCCATCTTCATAGTTCAATAAACTTTTAATTACTTTGTATATAATAAATGTTTTCTACAACTACCAattgcttaattttttttataatatgatTTTTTAGTCAATGTTATACCAACAACTTAGCTTAAATATGATAATCTTCTATCTTCAGAGTTTTTATAACTGTAATATACATCATAAACTTTTAATTGCGTTATACACAATAAACATTTTGTACAATTATGAATTGCTTAATTTTGTTCATTATATAGTttcttagtttatattatgCCAATAATCAAAGTTTTGCAAAGAAATGAAAGACAATGGAGGTTGGTTGCGGTTCACGATAGATTTCTAAATGTCTCCGTCTCATAAATTCCCCACATGCTAAGGataaacaaaaacttgaaaattagGCCTTTATTTTCCACCATTTCTCGGAACAATTTCAAACCCATACCCATGGCATAATCCCCCCATGCTTGGAAAACTTCTTAATAGAGGGAAGGAACACCTTTCTTTCTTGTTAGCAGTCTTGATGCCAATTCAAAACTGCATTCTTCTGGTTTGATGGAACGAACACCTTTCTTTCCTGTTAGCTGTCCTGATCCCAATTCAAAGCTGCATTGCCAAGTCTCACTGAACTTGATTTGCAACCTAAACAGTTGTCTCCCAGCTTCATCAAGCAAAGTAATTGCGTAATTTCCCAACCCCACCTCCAATGTTCCAATGTGTAGATGCTGCCCTGTTATTCAAATATTGTGGAAAAAGGTACCCTTAGAAACGTGTTAATCCTTGTCTTGACGAAGACTTTCGAACACCATCATCTGCTTGCCAACCATCCATCCCAATTCCCaccattcattcattgattcaTTAACTCCTAGTCTATCTTTAGCCCCCTAAACAGAATAGTTTTTGGCAACAAAGTAAGCGATTATACAAGAAAATGTTACCAAATTCCTGTTTGATGAACTGATCATTCTTGCTATCCCAATACTCCCATTTATATATTCAGATAAACAACTAGGAGCTGAAGTCTAGCTTTTGGATTAAGAAACAAAGAACACGAAACTAGAGCATTTCAAGCAATTTAATACTCTCATATTATGTTTCTATTGGCTGGCTGAAGAATGAGTCAGAGTTTGTTGACAGTTGAGTCCAAGCCGTAAGACAGAAGTTCACTAGAAGAAAAAGCTTTTGATTATCGGTATATAATGGAGAAATCAGACAAAGCTTTTTGCTTTATTAAGCAACTGAAAACGACAGGCACTCCCATGAAATTATACTACCCTCTTTCATTTCAtaccccaaaaaataaaaagacgaACAGAAGCATGTAGCCGGTGGGCATCGCCCAACGGGGACCGCTGGAGAAGCGGGCCCTGCAACAGGAGCTGAAGCCTGGGCAGCACTTCAATTGTTTGCGTGTGGGTCGGTCCCTTGAGTAATATCCACAAAGAATGACATGTATTTTCAGGAAGAAAACTGGGGAAAAAAATCTAGGAGATTGCAATGATACTATCGTACCCATGGTTCAAAGTTGCGGTTCAGACCGTTTCACGTCGGTTTTGACATATCAGTCATGACTGAGACTTTGAACCATGATCATACCCCACATCTACATCACTGAAATTGCTCAAAAGTTATTGAATCAGTCCAAGATTCAATTTAGAATTTCTTCCAATCATGGTTTAAAAAATTGTCTTAACTagttggtaagattgatgagatttaCAAATTAGTTTGAATCTAGTAGCTCGTGAGGTGATTTGAGAcgaccccacctttccctaaggcgtaccaaagggttcggtggaccgcctgcccaactctcgccagaactcactcactcgtatcacgtgcatacatccgtggaccataaataacatcgcaattcaagcttataatttacattgatgcacaatcaagatacaaagcctcaatatacccaaactggttcaaagtgtatacaatccagatacaaaacattctattcgagtaatagcgcgagtacaagacaaaagtcaaaacaactagactacgctagtctttacacgtctcacgccttgctcgtacccctgtaaggaaaacaaaactaacggagtgagccaaagctcagtgaagttccaaatatcgaattggccatcaaacaaagtaataacagtgtaatagtgaaatagTGAGCAAACAAATCCAATCAAAaagataatacttcaagtaatcaagaatatatggatcatattcacatgtaaggatacagtggctcatgtctcggctccatcccagcttgatcgattggtagttgacactccgtcaactttcaagtaataactagtccagaaagaaaaccccacttcacgccagtctccgtccaccgatcaacccccttatCCGAGCCCGCACGTtacacgaaacacgggtggtaatactcgagtataccaattaacCGAGAAGATAACATTCCACTCGACATTATtagttacccagggttcgttatctaatcgaccagatccttgccggctcgactcgattaactagccacagggtttctggaattccagacaggATATAACTCATGTATATGTATAGCGAATCAAGTGTAATCAATGAAAAAGAACaagtcatattagggcaagtacGGTAAAGTACATCCTTACCCTATCAATCATTTATCATGTAATCACGTAGGTCAAGTAGGAAACACATGTATTAAGTGCAATCGGATATTTGGAAGtactcaccaaaagtagtgcctctaaTGTTCGCgtctgggtggtactccgggtttggagtccaaatatgcgataaaacttgatttaagaactttgaaaatcaactaaggttcgaaacgtagacgtttcgttcaataagaatcaagaaattgaaattcacttggaaaATAGTCGTGAAACAGTTGCTCgctttcaaactgaaaaattttgtaagatgtatacttggaaataacttttgagtcgaaagtgcaaggaaaacggatttattgtgattattaccgcttttcctaagggtacaagttcggctaggttctaacgtataaccctcgataaccaaagtagcaaaagtcctagatggttcaagtgatattcatttatcaactttacccaagtcgcaagtgtatttctcttgtcttcgagcgtaaatttgggcagcatgccctttgtattttcctatttccagccatttatggcttcattattttcctcattcaaacccaaaggtacacacacaacaatctaatttcaatagccgttcaataggctcaagacaatacaaggacaaaatcaagctaacaacaagtgcggaaatgaagtttaacaagagacagatttgatagagttttgcataacggacacaaccgaagttacgcttatcggattgggatgtaacttataccgttttgaagctaagacgaaggcctacaactttcatgaagatcacttagtcaaatttccagtgtaacccagtcaaattcccaattcacagaaccaacttccaactaaccggctagttaactgtactacatttaaatggccatatctcaggctaccaaagtccgtttaaggcgttcttggaggcgttgaaaagctaagatagagtactaaaactttcatgttttggaaaatggctaaatcagtacggatcatagtgaatagatacagtcaactggatgaactgtctaaaacggatcactggatgcatcctagggcagtgagggtattttggtcttttcacaggttacgttgctccgattgggctgaaattttgtaggaaactataaaatatcattctctacaactttcatgttttattctaagcctaattcggcctctaacatcatgaactagaaccggacagaactgagctacagttttccagaaatctgaaatttttcgttttcaaaggaaactttcttcatttcttgcctcaatcaccaccacaacctcttatataagcttagatacaacatatactatccatacagcaagtataggtagaaaatcatcaaaccctaacttacgtaactcaagaacatacactatatccatccaaatcattataataggtatcatccaccacaaatttaaggtgctatgccaaattaaacaagatcaagagtaagaaatggtaaatCATCCTTATTACCTTATTAAAGTtactaccaagagcaaccctaacttttccttccaaactttcaccaacacaccactagctaaacactcaaagaaggttttaatcggtttagtttcttgtttcc encodes:
- the LOC113742037 gene encoding acidic endochitinase SE2-like isoform X2; translation: MAGLTWLPFLASSLLMMVSLFQSSQAAGVAVYWGQNGDEGSLADTCASGNYQFVNLAFLTTFGGGNTPVLNLAGHCNPGAGTCTSLSVEINDCQNQNIKVLLSLGGAVGNQSLTSADDARQVANYLWNNFLGGQSRSRPLGHAVLDGIDFSIESGTGLYWDNLARALSGFSSQKKVYLSAAPQCPFPDADLSTAISTGLFDYVWIQFYNNGQCQYSTNADNLIAAWNQWTSVHSNQIFLGVPAAPAAADGGYIPPDALISQVLPSIKSSHKYAGVMIWNKYFDSGYSSAIKEQVAASSPSIAPGSGSPSSPAGPHSGRKKSKNLRVKLYVVGAAIATSLAALALLFWCCKLRKRKGNHRNFMGSEMPELDDNEDDESLFFSFTSIEIATDHFSEENKLGQGGFGPVYKGKLVNGLEIAVKRLNRMSGHGIEQFKNEVKVISKLQHRNLVRLLGSCLEKEERLLVYEYLPNNSLDSVLFDAAKRNILDWKRRLKIIEGVAQGLLYLHKYSRLKIIHRDLKTSNVLLDADLNPKISDFGTARIFGENEMRGSTMNIVGT
- the LOC113742037 gene encoding cysteine-rich receptor-like protein kinase 25 isoform X1 — encoded protein: MAGLTWLPFLASSLLMMVSLFQSSQAAGVAVYWGQNGDEGSLADTCASGNYQFVNLAFLTTFGGGNTPVLNLAGHCNPGAGTCTSLSVEINDCQNQNIKVLLSLGGAVGNQSLTSADDARQVANYLWNNFLGGQSRSRPLGHAVLDGIDFSIESGTGLYWDNLARALSGFSSQKKVYLSAAPQCPFPDADLSTAISTGLFDYVWIQFYNNGQCQYSTNADNLIAAWNQWTSVHSNQIFLGVPAAPAAADGGYIPPDALISQVLPSIKSSHKYAGVMIWNKYFDSGYSSAIKEQVAASSPSIAPGSGSPSSPAGPHSGRKKSKNLRVKLYVVGAAIATSLAALALLFWCCKLRKRKGNHRNFMGSEMPELDDNEDDESLFFSFTSIEIATDHFSEENKLGQGGFGPVYKGKLVNGLEIAVKRLNRMSGHGIEQFKNEVKVISKLQHRNLVRLLGSCLEKEERLLVYEYLPNNSLDSVLFDAAKRNILDWKRRLKIIEGVAQGLLYLHKYSRLKIIHRDLKTSNVLLDADLNPKISDFGTARIFGENEMRGSTMNIVGTYGYMSPEYAMDGVYSEKSDVFSFGIMILEIMSGKKNTSFYDSDRHLNLIGHVWDLWTEGRISEITDSCLDETVSTSDALKYVHVGLLCVQEKAADRPTMSDVVSMLLKESMVLATPKRPAFAEIMTLNNTKLPQNPEFCSLNEVTISDVQGR
- the LOC113742037 gene encoding acidic endochitinase SE2-like isoform X3; translation: MAGLTWLPFLASSLLMMVSLFQSSQAAGVAVYWGQNGDEGSLADTCASGNYQFVNLAFLTTFGGGNTPVLNLAGHCNPGAGTCTSLSVEINDCQNQNIKVLLSLGGAVGNQSLTSADDARQVANYLWNNFLGGQSRSRPLGHAVLDGIDFSIESGTGLYWDNLARALSGFSSQKKVYLSAAPQCPFPDADLSTAISTGLFDYVWIQFYNNGQCQYSTNADNLIAAWNQWTSVHSNQIFLGVPAAPAAADGGYIPPDALISQVLPSIKSSHKYAGVMIWNKYFDSGYSSAIKEQVAASSPSIAPGSGSPSSPAGPHSGRKKSKNLRVKLYVVGAAIATSLAALALLFWCCKLRKRKGNHRNFMGSEMPELDDNEDDESLFFSFTSIEIATDHFSEENKLGQGGFGPVYKGKLVNGLEVAVKRLNRMSGHGIEQFKNEVKVISKLQHRNLVRLLGSCIEKEERLLVYEYLPNNSLDSVLFGMCQNSIYLHSFI
- the LOC113742037 gene encoding acidic endochitinase SE2-like isoform X4; this encodes MAGLTWLPFLASSLLMMVSLFQSSQAAGVAVYWGQNGDEGSLADTCASGNYQFVNLAFLTTFGGGNTPVLNLAGHCNPGAGTCTSLSVEINDCQNQNIKVLLSLGGAVGNQSLTSADDARQVANYLWNNFLGGQSRSRPLGHAVLDGIDFSIESGTGLYWDNLARALSGFSSQKKVYLSAAPQCPFPDADLSTAISTGLFDYVWIQFYNNGQCQYSTNADNLIAAWNQWTSVHSNQIFLGVPAAPAAADGGYIPPDALISQVLPSIKSSHKYAGVMIWNKYFDSGYSSAIKGCCF